The proteins below are encoded in one region of Candidatus Krumholzibacteriia bacterium:
- a CDS encoding AAA family ATPase: MRIVSVANQKGGCGKTTITVNLASALANLGARVLVVDNDPQGHATIGMGLMPAEFSLSTRDLYLTSDVLVEDVRHEIKEQLDLVPTDVALSTVEQELSGEERRVQRLVEVFARSEMPYDIVFVDNPPNVGLLTFNALMASAEALVPVDPGRFTMDAVERLRETLCLLEDERGHHVRMHILANGFDLRTRFGRELLERLAMNYPGSLLDTQIHRTVRLREAADLGRPVDDHDRRCRAVLDFQGLAEEFWSLPADLEVDGVDAWDALLHGPRARTAGVCFEVELPAAREVAITGDFTDWSVEGIALERSGDGIWRLELPLESGVFEYKYIVDGVWKVDPENPERVRNSYGQLNSVLTVPSMASA; encoded by the coding sequence ATGCGCATCGTGTCGGTGGCGAACCAGAAGGGCGGGTGCGGGAAGACCACGATCACGGTCAACCTCGCCTCGGCCCTGGCCAACCTCGGAGCACGGGTGCTGGTGGTGGACAACGACCCGCAGGGTCACGCGACCATCGGAATGGGACTGATGCCGGCGGAGTTCAGTCTCTCGACTCGCGACCTGTACCTCACCAGTGACGTTCTCGTCGAAGACGTTCGCCACGAGATCAAGGAGCAGCTCGACCTCGTCCCCACGGACGTGGCGTTGAGCACGGTCGAGCAGGAGTTGTCGGGCGAGGAGCGCCGCGTGCAGCGACTGGTCGAGGTCTTCGCGCGCAGCGAGATGCCCTACGACATCGTGTTCGTCGACAATCCGCCGAACGTGGGGCTGCTCACCTTCAACGCCCTGATGGCCAGCGCCGAGGCCCTGGTTCCCGTGGATCCGGGCCGCTTCACCATGGACGCGGTGGAGCGGTTGCGCGAGACCCTTTGCCTGCTCGAGGACGAGCGCGGCCACCACGTGCGCATGCACATCCTGGCCAACGGCTTCGACCTGCGCACACGGTTCGGTCGCGAGTTGCTCGAACGCCTGGCCATGAACTACCCGGGTTCGTTGCTCGACACGCAGATCCACCGCACGGTGCGTCTGCGCGAGGCCGCCGACCTGGGGCGGCCCGTCGACGATCACGACCGCCGCTGCCGCGCGGTGCTGGACTTCCAGGGCCTCGCCGAGGAGTTCTGGTCGCTGCCCGCCGACCTCGAGGTCGACGGGGTCGACGCCTGGGACGCGCTGCTGCACGGACCGCGGGCCCGGACCGCGGGCGTGTGTTTCGAGGTCGAACTGCCGGCCGCGCGCGAGGTCGCGATCACGGGCGACTTCACCGATTGGTCGGTCGAGGGCATTGCTCTGGAACGGTCCGGAGACGGAATCTGGCGGCTGGAACTGCCGCTGGAATCCGGAGTGTTCGAGTACAAATACATCGTCGACGGAGTGTGGAAGGTCGATCCGGAAAATCCGGAACGGGTGCGCAACAGCTACGGTCAGCTCAACTCGGTGCTCACGGTGCCGAGCATGGCGAGCGCCTGA
- a CDS encoding divergent PAP2 family protein, whose product MNESMPVAPALVAAILSMLAAQALKPFWVLMVERHLDWRRAFDTGGMPSSHTSLVTTLTIAVGAQEGVQSSMFAVALVFSGYFVFEATGLRQEVGHQARVLNEMIEEFVSDHAMHVDARRLRELVGHTWSEVLGGVVVGVLVFFACRPWWS is encoded by the coding sequence ATGAACGAATCGATGCCCGTGGCTCCGGCCCTGGTGGCCGCGATCCTCAGCATGCTGGCCGCGCAGGCCCTCAAGCCCTTCTGGGTGCTGATGGTCGAGCGCCACCTCGACTGGCGCCGCGCCTTCGACACCGGCGGCATGCCCAGCAGCCACACCTCGCTGGTCACCACGCTGACCATCGCGGTCGGCGCGCAGGAGGGCGTGCAGAGCAGCATGTTCGCGGTCGCCCTGGTCTTCAGCGGTTACTTCGTGTTCGAGGCCACCGGTCTGCGCCAGGAGGTGGGCCACCAGGCCCGCGTGCTCAACGAGATGATCGAGGAGTTCGTCAGCGATCACGCCATGCACGTCGACGCCCGCCGTCTGCGCGAGCTCGTGGGCCACACCTGGTCCGAGGTGCTCGGAGGCGTGGTGGTGGGTGTCCTGGTCTTCTTCGCGTGCCGTCCGTGGTGGTCCTGA